In Erigeron canadensis isolate Cc75 chromosome 1, C_canadensis_v1, whole genome shotgun sequence, a single window of DNA contains:
- the LOC122587030 gene encoding uncharacterized protein LOC122587030, with protein sequence MGKQNTNTRNYETVVQLLVLAVAILAPYFAFNLMDLELFCVSKTMFITLWSSIKPWLCPPYVYLLINFIIFIIFASSFINYNTIFFNPSSNDHNQLLTNSFVESSSLVNPQNLEIGSFLDDDQLKFHTLEADTFEDCKEEEDIKFSKLENSRSDHDLKCNNNSDDTFEDLIDYEVGNRFKKVVPDSVVHDKRELRKSKTFHEGGSRLIGRTERYVRILSQDELDRQVEAFIQKCKNVQKSESNMGLELGSVY encoded by the coding sequence ATGGGCAAGCAGAATACTAATACAAGAAATTATGAAACAGTGGTGCAGCTACTTGTTCTTGCAGTTGCAATTTTAGCCCCATATTTTGCTTTCAACTTAATGGATTTGGAGCTTTTTTGTGTCTCCAAAACCATGTTTATTACCTTATGGTCATCAATCAAACCATGGTTATGTCCTCCATATGTCTATCTTCTCATCAACTTTATCATCTTTATTATCTTTGcatcatcttttattaattacaatACTATCTTTTTCAACCCTTCATCAAATGATCATAACCAATTACTCACAAACTCATTCGTCGAATCCTCCTCTCTTGTTAATCCTCAAAATCTTGAAATCGGGTCCTTTTTGGATGATGATCAATTAAAGTTTCATACATTGGAGGCAGACACATTTGAAGATTGTAAGGAGGAAGAAGATATAAAGTTTTCTAAATTAGAAAATTCAAGAAGTGATCATGATTTAAAGTGTAATAATAATTCGGATGACACTTTTGAAGATTTGATTGATTATGAAGTGGGAAATAGATTCAAAAAGGTGGTGCCCGATAGTGTGGTTCATGATAAGAGGGAGTTAAGGAAATCAAAGACGTTTCATGAGGGTGGATCAAGGCTTATAGGTCGGACCGAGAGGTACGTTAGGATACTAAGTCAAGACGAGTTGGATCGACAAGTTGAAGCCTTCATTCAAAAATGTAAAAACGTTCAAAAATCCGAATCAAATATGGGTTTGGAGCTTGGTAGTGTTTACTAG